TGGGGCGCGGCGCCGAGCGAACTCCGCGTCGTGCAGGACGCGCGACGCCGGGAGCTCTTTGTGACCGAGTACGGCGGACTTGATTGGGCGGGCCTCCCCGTGCGCGCGGCCGGCCCCCTGCTTGAGGAGCGCGTGGCACACCTGCCTCGTCCGGGCGATGTCTGGCCCGCGCGGATCCCGGCCGCCCGGCTCGTGCAACTCGCGGCCCGTCGCCTGGCCGCGGGACGCGAGTTCGAAGCGGATCGCGCGGTCTACCTGCGCGTGCCCGACGTCCGCGCCCCGAGCGCCCCGAAGCGGGTCGTGCCGTGAGCGGGCGTGCGGGGGACGAGCTGATCCTGCGGGACGTCACGCTCGCCGACCTCGACGTCCTGGCCGCGATGGAGGCCGAGCTCTTCGCGGGCGAGGCCTGGAGCCGCGACCTCGTGCGCGACGAGATCACCGGTAAGCACCGCCGATACCTCGCCCTCGAAGACGCCGCGACGGGCCAGATTGCCGGGTACGCCGGGCTGCTCGCCGTCGGCACCGAGGGCGACGTGCAGACAATCGCCGTCGCACCGGAGTACCAAGGGCAGGGGGCCGGCCGTCGGCTCATGCTCGAACTGCTCGCGGCCGCGCGCGAATGTGGCGTCCGCGAGCTCTTTCTCGAGGTCCGTGCCGACAATCCGGTGGCGCGCACGCTCTACACCTCGCTGGGATTTGCCGAGATCGGGCTGCGCCCCGGCTACTATCAGCCGGGCGCGATCGATGCGGTGGTGATGCGGCTGAGCCCGTTGCCGCCGACGCAGAACACCGACACGCACACCGAAGGAGAGGGACGCTGATGGGCCACGAGCCACTCGTACTCGGCATCGAGACGAGCTGCGACGAGACCGGAATCGGGATCGTACGTGGACGCACGCTGTTGTCCAACGCGATCGCCTCGTCGATGGACGAGCACGCCCGCTATGGCGGCGTGGTGCCAGAGGTTGCGGCCAGGGCCCATCTCGAGGCGATGGGCCCGACCATCGACCAGGCCGTCGCCGAGGCAGGCATCAAGCTCGACGACCTCGACGCGATCGCGGTGACCTGCGGTCCCGGCCTCGCCGGCGCGCTCATGGTCGGTGTCGCCGCGGCGAAGGCGCTCTCGCTCTCGCTCGGCAAGCCACTCTATGCCGTGAACCACCTCGTCGGGCATGTCGGTGCGGATCTGCTCGACGACTCGGCCGGTGAGCTCGAGCTGCCAACGGTCGCCCTGTTGGTGTCAGGCGGGCACACCTCGCTCCTGCTCGTGCGCGACCTCGTTGGGGACGTCGAGCTGCTCGGCGAGACGATTGACGACGCCGCAGGCGAGGCGTTTGACAAGGTCGCCCGCGTGCTCGGCCTGCCCTACCCGGGCGGGCCGGAGATCGACCGTGCGGCCGCCACCGGAAACCCCACCGCGATCCGCTTCCCGCGCGGCCTTAGCCTGCCCAAAGATATGGCGAAGCACCGCTACGACTTCTCGTTTTCAGGCGTCAAGACCGCCGTCGCCCGTTGGGTGGAGAAGGCGCGCGATGCCGGGACCGAGGTGTCCGTGCCCGACGTCGCGGCGAGCTTCCGTGAGGCCGTCGTCGACATCCTCACGGCGAAGGCCATCGCGGCCTGCCTCGACAACGGGGTGCCGCGCCTGCTGCTCGGCGGCGGCGTGGTGGCCAATGCGCGACTGCGCGAGGTCGCTCAGGAACGGGCCGACGCCGCGGGCGTCACGCTGCGCGTGCCGCCGCTCTCGCTGTGCACGGATAACGGCGCGATGATCGCGTCGCTCGGCGCCCAGCTCGTCATCGCGGGCCACGCCCCGTCGAGCCTGGACTTCGGCGCCGACTCGTCGC
This genomic stretch from Leucobacter sp. CX169 harbors:
- the rimI gene encoding ribosomal protein S18-alanine N-acetyltransferase translates to MSGRAGDELILRDVTLADLDVLAAMEAELFAGEAWSRDLVRDEITGKHRRYLALEDAATGQIAGYAGLLAVGTEGDVQTIAVAPEYQGQGAGRRLMLELLAAARECGVRELFLEVRADNPVARTLYTSLGFAEIGLRPGYYQPGAIDAVVMRLSPLPPTQNTDTHTEGEGR
- the tsaD gene encoding tRNA (adenosine(37)-N6)-threonylcarbamoyltransferase complex transferase subunit TsaD; the protein is MGHEPLVLGIETSCDETGIGIVRGRTLLSNAIASSMDEHARYGGVVPEVAARAHLEAMGPTIDQAVAEAGIKLDDLDAIAVTCGPGLAGALMVGVAAAKALSLSLGKPLYAVNHLVGHVGADLLDDSAGELELPTVALLVSGGHTSLLLVRDLVGDVELLGETIDDAAGEAFDKVARVLGLPYPGGPEIDRAAATGNPTAIRFPRGLSLPKDMAKHRYDFSFSGVKTAVARWVEKARDAGTEVSVPDVAASFREAVVDILTAKAIAACLDNGVPRLLLGGGVVANARLREVAQERADAAGVTLRVPPLSLCTDNGAMIASLGAQLVIAGHAPSSLDFGADSSLPVTEIQVR